A part of Pseudoalteromonas arctica A 37-1-2 genomic DNA contains:
- a CDS encoding DUF1329 domain-containing protein — protein sequence MIKKPTLIATAFCSLFASSAALAKLNADEVAQLGQNLTPMGAEKAANADGSIPAWNNGITTAPAGYEPGMHHLDPYTTDKVLFTIDKSNIEKYKANLSPGQIALFEAYPDTFKMPVYETRRSASYPQFVYDATKKFAPTAELIEGGNGIKNTAIGIPFPIPKTGLEAIWNHLLRYRGQSIERFGGQAAPTASGSYNYVGFDEQLLVKYSDPSATPTELQDSNILFKFKQSVTEPARLAGTALLVHETMDQILTPRQAWTYNSGQRRVRRAPNVAYDAPGTAADSLRTTDDFDMFNGSPNRYNWTLKGKQELYIPYNSYKLHSDKLEYDDILMPGHINPEHTRYEKHRVWVVEANLKDDTRHIYKKRVFYIDEDSWQVQVTDIYDNRDQLYRVAMAYGLNYYEVPTQWSTLEVYHDLNSRRYLAIGLDNQEKMYDFSQSFNDNEFTSSALRRAGR from the coding sequence ATGATTAAAAAACCTACCCTCATCGCTACAGCTTTTTGTAGCTTGTTTGCAAGCAGCGCAGCTTTAGCTAAATTAAACGCTGATGAAGTTGCCCAATTAGGTCAAAACTTAACGCCAATGGGCGCAGAAAAAGCAGCTAATGCTGATGGCTCTATTCCAGCATGGAATAACGGAATTACAACAGCACCAGCAGGTTATGAACCGGGTATGCATCACCTTGACCCATATACCACTGACAAAGTGCTTTTCACTATTGATAAAAGTAATATCGAAAAGTACAAAGCTAATTTAAGTCCGGGTCAAATTGCTTTATTTGAAGCATATCCAGATACATTTAAAATGCCAGTGTATGAAACACGCCGTTCTGCGTCTTACCCTCAGTTTGTTTATGACGCGACTAAAAAGTTTGCACCGACTGCTGAGTTAATTGAAGGCGGTAACGGTATTAAAAATACGGCGATTGGTATTCCTTTCCCTATTCCTAAAACGGGTTTAGAGGCAATTTGGAATCACTTATTGCGTTACCGTGGCCAGTCTATTGAGCGTTTTGGTGGTCAAGCTGCACCAACTGCATCTGGTTCTTATAACTATGTTGGCTTTGATGAGCAGTTATTAGTTAAATACTCAGACCCTAGTGCAACACCAACAGAGCTACAAGACTCAAATATTTTGTTTAAGTTTAAACAAAGCGTTACAGAACCAGCTCGTTTAGCTGGTACAGCACTGCTTGTTCATGAAACGATGGACCAAATATTAACGCCACGCCAAGCATGGACTTACAACTCGGGACAACGTCGCGTTCGTCGTGCACCTAATGTTGCATATGATGCACCAGGAACAGCAGCGGATAGCTTACGTACTACTGATGACTTTGACATGTTCAATGGCTCACCTAATCGTTACAACTGGACGTTGAAAGGTAAGCAAGAATTATACATTCCTTACAACAGCTATAAGCTTCATAGTGATAAGTTAGAATACGATGACATTTTAATGCCTGGCCACATAAACCCAGAGCATACACGCTACGAAAAACACCGTGTTTGGGTTGTTGAAGCTAACTTAAAAGACGATACACGCCATATCTATAAAAAACGTGTGTTTTACATTGATGAAGATAGCTGGCAAGTACAGGTTACGGATATTTATGATAACCGCGACCAACTTTACCGTGTAGCAATGGCTTATGGCCTTAACTACTACGAAGTACCTACTCAGTGGAGTACGCTTGAGGTTTATCATGATTTGAATTCTCGTCGTTATTTAGCAATTGGTTTAGATAACCAAGAAAAAATGTACGATTTTTCACAGTCATTTAACGATAACGAATTTACGTCAAGCGCTTTACGTCGCGCAGGTAGATAG
- the pepN gene encoding aminopeptidase N, whose protein sequence is MTESSKPQAQYLKDYKAPDFLIDHTELTFDLQPLSTKVSSLLTLTRVGDKKAPLVLDGIDLRLLSLSIDTVDITDYEIIGEQLIINNLPDSCQLSIVTEISPETNTSLEGLYLSGGAYCTQCEAQGFRKITYYMDRPDVLATFDVTIIADKKYLQLLSNGNQVDSGETQDGRHFVKWQDPFKKPSYLFALVAGDFDVLKDTYTTKSGRDVELALFVDKGNLSKTPHAIASLKKAMQWDEERFNLEYDLDIYMIVAVDFFNMGAMENKGLNVFNSKCVLANQETATDKDYHTIESIVGHEYFHNWTGNRVTCRDWFQLSLKEGLTVFRDQEFSSDLGSRALNRIDAVKVMRTHQFSEDAGPMAHPIRPEKVIEMNNFYTVTVYDKGAEVIRMMHTLLGETNFQKGMTLYFERHDGQAVTCDDFVSAMSDASGVDLEQFKQWYSQSGTPRLNAIQEFDSSSNTYTLTIEQTAPANQPENKKLHIPFAIELLDANGQSIALQYKGKKLDHVLDVTNATQTFSFDNILEKPVAVLLEDFSAPCILNQQTTEPELLHIMRFARSDFSRWDAQQQLFIKAIKSQITDATNSVLSSEIINALRVLINTKEGDLALIAELFKLPSFDTLAAEFDVIPVDDIIEITEKFEQQIADELADELLSCYESLGDDGSISASAVANRALKQICLHYLAKTQSPEAVTFIKEAASSTNMTNVLGALSAVVKASHPVRDELLSHFDSQWRHDVLVMDKWFALQAMQSGSTAIDDIKALYEHPCFDFSNPNRVRALVGSFSHFNTAQFHRADAQGYALLGDLLIKLNAINPQNASRMLTPFMSWKRYDDVRSQAMKLQLQRLANLDGLSADLYEKVEKALA, encoded by the coding sequence ATGACTGAATCAAGTAAACCTCAAGCACAATATCTTAAAGACTATAAAGCTCCTGATTTTTTAATTGACCACACAGAGCTAACCTTTGACTTACAGCCATTATCAACCAAAGTAAGCTCTTTGCTAACGCTTACGCGTGTTGGTGATAAAAAAGCACCTTTAGTGCTTGATGGTATTGATTTACGCTTACTGTCTTTATCTATTGATACGGTTGATATAACTGATTATGAAATTATTGGCGAGCAGCTAATAATTAATAACCTACCGGATAGTTGTCAATTAAGTATTGTGACCGAGATATCGCCTGAGACGAATACTTCTTTAGAGGGTTTGTATTTATCAGGTGGCGCGTATTGCACGCAGTGTGAAGCGCAGGGTTTTAGAAAGATCACCTATTACATGGATCGCCCTGATGTACTTGCCACGTTTGATGTAACTATTATTGCCGATAAAAAGTATCTACAACTTCTTTCTAATGGTAATCAAGTAGACAGTGGTGAAACACAAGATGGTCGTCATTTTGTTAAATGGCAAGACCCATTTAAAAAGCCGAGCTATTTATTTGCACTTGTAGCGGGCGATTTTGATGTTTTAAAAGATACGTACACGACTAAAAGCGGCAGAGATGTAGAATTAGCATTGTTTGTTGATAAAGGTAATTTATCTAAAACCCCCCATGCTATTGCCTCACTCAAAAAGGCAATGCAGTGGGATGAAGAACGCTTTAATTTAGAGTATGACCTTGATATTTATATGATTGTAGCCGTCGATTTTTTCAACATGGGCGCGATGGAAAATAAAGGGCTAAACGTTTTTAATAGTAAATGCGTATTAGCTAATCAAGAAACAGCCACAGATAAAGACTACCATACGATTGAATCCATTGTAGGGCATGAGTACTTTCATAACTGGACAGGTAACCGAGTTACTTGTAGAGATTGGTTTCAGTTATCGCTAAAAGAAGGGTTAACTGTATTTAGAGACCAAGAGTTCAGTAGTGATTTAGGCTCTCGTGCACTTAACCGAATTGATGCGGTCAAAGTTATGCGTACGCATCAGTTTAGCGAAGATGCAGGCCCTATGGCTCACCCAATTCGCCCTGAGAAAGTTATTGAAATGAATAACTTTTATACAGTAACTGTATACGATAAAGGTGCTGAAGTTATCCGTATGATGCACACATTACTGGGTGAAACTAACTTTCAAAAAGGGATGACGCTTTACTTTGAGCGCCACGATGGGCAAGCAGTTACATGTGATGACTTTGTAAGTGCGATGAGCGATGCATCAGGTGTTGATTTAGAGCAATTTAAACAATGGTACAGCCAATCAGGTACACCGCGTTTAAATGCAATTCAAGAATTTGATAGCAGCTCAAATACATACACTTTGACAATCGAGCAAACAGCGCCAGCTAATCAGCCAGAGAATAAAAAGCTTCATATACCTTTTGCTATTGAACTACTTGATGCCAATGGACAAAGTATTGCCCTGCAATATAAAGGTAAAAAGCTAGATCATGTACTCGATGTAACTAATGCGACTCAAACATTTAGCTTTGATAATATTTTAGAAAAGCCTGTTGCGGTTTTACTCGAAGACTTTTCTGCACCTTGTATTTTAAACCAGCAAACAACAGAGCCCGAACTATTGCATATTATGCGTTTTGCGCGCAGTGATTTTTCACGTTGGGATGCACAACAGCAGCTATTCATTAAGGCGATTAAATCTCAAATCACCGATGCAACGAATAGCGTATTAAGCAGCGAAATTATAAATGCGCTACGTGTACTTATAAACACTAAAGAGGGCGATTTAGCTTTAATTGCAGAGCTGTTTAAATTGCCGAGTTTTGACACTTTAGCTGCTGAATTTGATGTAATACCTGTAGATGACATTATTGAAATAACAGAAAAGTTTGAGCAACAAATTGCTGATGAACTTGCTGATGAGCTTCTTAGTTGTTACGAATCTCTTGGAGATGATGGCAGTATAAGTGCAAGCGCTGTTGCGAATCGTGCTTTAAAGCAAATATGTCTGCACTACCTTGCTAAAACACAAAGTCCAGAAGCTGTAACCTTTATTAAAGAAGCTGCAAGCTCGACTAATATGACTAATGTACTTGGTGCCCTAAGCGCTGTGGTAAAAGCTTCACACCCTGTTAGAGATGAGCTTTTGAGTCATTTTGATAGTCAGTGGCGTCATGATGTTTTAGTCATGGATAAGTGGTTTGCACTGCAAGCTATGCAATCAGGCAGTACTGCTATAGATGATATTAAGGCACTTTACGAACACCCGTGTTTTGATTTTTCAAATCCTAACCGTGTACGTGCACTTGTAGGAAGTTTTAGCCACTTTAATACAGCACAATTTCATCGAGCAGATGCTCAAGGCTATGCGTTATTAGGTGATTTATTAATAAAACTTAATGCAATTAATCCACAAAATGCATCGCGTATGCTAACACCGTTTATGTCGTGGAAGCGTTACGATGATGTACGCTCACAAGCAATGAAACTGCAATTACAGCGCTTAGCCAATTTAGATGGCCTAAGTGCTGACTTGTATGAAAAGGTTGAAAAAGCGCTCGCATAA
- a CDS encoding DUF2835 family protein yields the protein MIEYYFTLRLSYNECMDYYHGRFSSLQVVEDGGKTIRFAATHLRPFISSLGVRGRFRLLLTPENKFIRLERVA from the coding sequence ATGATTGAGTATTATTTTACCTTAAGATTGAGCTATAACGAGTGCATGGATTACTACCATGGCCGTTTTAGCTCTTTACAAGTTGTAGAGGATGGCGGTAAAACAATTCGTTTTGCTGCTACGCATTTGAGGCCCTTCATTTCGAGCTTGGGTGTACGTGGCCGTTTTAGACTCTTATTAACCCCCGAAAACAAGTTCATCCGCCTAGAGCGAGTGGCCTGA
- the nhaC gene encoding Na+/H+ antiporter NhaC, whose product MKLLDDKPIKPASFFDALIPISVLICLLGAAVYLFGDNSSSGPNQIALLFATFAAALIGLKNGYTWKKLEQAMIEGITLSLGAILILLMVGALIGTWLLSGTVPTLIYYGLQVINPSWFYAASCLICGIVAMSIGSSWTTAATIGVALLGVATGLGLEQTVTAGAVISGAYFGDKLSPLSETTNLAPAVVGADLFEHIQHMLWTTVPSFVIALIIFIFMGFNATASSEAGRIDEITAILQQNFNIGFEMLIPLIVLLVLAIKKMPAFPAISIGAVVGAVWAMLFQSDLIASQIDVSQGQLVGYFKLVWTTFFDGFSISTGDDKMDSLLSGGGMSGMLTTTWLIMTALMFGAIMEKTGLLDIFVKSILKIAKSTGSLIAATIATCIGTNVIAADQYIAIVVPGRMFKDEYEKRGLKPVNLSRTLEDGGTITSPLIPWNTCGAYMQSVLLINPFDYALYAFFNLINPVLAVVYAYLGIKILRIKPKQSA is encoded by the coding sequence TTGAAGCTATTGGATGACAAACCAATCAAGCCCGCCTCGTTTTTTGATGCATTAATTCCTATCTCTGTATTAATTTGTTTACTTGGTGCTGCAGTTTACTTATTTGGTGATAACTCTTCATCAGGCCCTAACCAAATTGCACTTTTATTTGCTACTTTTGCAGCGGCTTTAATTGGGCTTAAAAACGGTTATACATGGAAAAAATTAGAACAAGCTATGATCGAAGGTATAACGCTTTCACTTGGCGCTATCCTAATTTTACTTATGGTAGGTGCGTTAATTGGCACTTGGCTACTTTCTGGAACTGTACCAACTTTAATTTATTATGGCTTGCAAGTTATAAACCCAAGTTGGTTTTATGCAGCGAGTTGTTTAATTTGTGGCATTGTAGCTATGAGTATAGGTAGTTCTTGGACTACTGCCGCTACGATAGGTGTTGCTTTATTAGGCGTTGCAACGGGTCTTGGACTTGAACAAACAGTTACAGCAGGCGCTGTTATATCTGGCGCGTACTTTGGTGATAAGTTAAGCCCGCTGTCTGAAACAACCAATTTAGCGCCAGCAGTTGTAGGCGCTGATTTATTTGAGCATATTCAACATATGCTGTGGACGACAGTACCAAGTTTTGTAATTGCACTGATTATATTTATATTCATGGGCTTTAATGCAACTGCTTCAAGCGAAGCGGGGCGTATTGATGAAATAACGGCTATTTTACAGCAAAACTTTAATATTGGTTTTGAAATGCTAATCCCGCTAATTGTACTTTTAGTTTTAGCGATTAAAAAAATGCCAGCCTTTCCTGCTATCTCTATCGGTGCTGTTGTGGGCGCTGTTTGGGCCATGTTGTTTCAATCTGATTTAATTGCTAGCCAAATTGATGTTTCTCAAGGGCAGCTAGTTGGCTATTTTAAGCTTGTTTGGACGACGTTTTTTGATGGTTTTAGCATAAGTACAGGCGATGACAAAATGGACTCCCTACTCAGTGGTGGCGGTATGTCCGGAATGCTTACAACCACATGGCTTATTATGACTGCACTGATGTTTGGTGCCATTATGGAAAAAACAGGCCTTTTGGATATTTTTGTTAAAAGCATACTTAAAATAGCTAAAAGTACGGGATCGTTAATTGCGGCAACAATAGCAACGTGTATTGGTACTAACGTGATAGCGGCCGATCAATATATTGCAATTGTTGTACCTGGTCGTATGTTTAAAGATGAATATGAAAAACGAGGTTTGAAGCCTGTTAACTTATCTCGTACATTGGAAGATGGCGGTACAATTACCAGCCCACTAATTCCATGGAACACGTGTGGCGCATATATGCAAAGCGTTTTACTAATAAATCCTTTTGATTATGCACTCTACGCTTTCTTTAACTTAATTAACCCTGTTTTAGCGGTGGTTTATGCCTACTTGGGCATTAAAATTTTACGTATTAAGCCAAAACAATCCGCCTAA
- a CDS encoding WD40/YVTN/BNR-like repeat-containing protein — protein sequence MKYLVYASLIISGASVAQEAPNNAISATNAAKTLLTDITNTGNGLIAVGKHGTVIKSISGDKWQQAELVPTQVLLTAVDFSNENNGWACGHDATIINTTDGGVNWQLQQAQPKLDKPCLDILFEDDLKGFAVGAYGMFYQTTDGGKHWQKRFLDSLLFSDDRDYLNDLKENDPEGYEAETASILPHFNRIEKTDNGLMLVGEMGLMARSIDDGQTWQRIEEIYPGSFFAVASDSTQEIVAGLRGNVFAKQNGEQQWQHFENVKTATINNIINYNNKQWLMLANSGVIFHLQDGLLTHEQLADGKAILDGVILDNRLIMATEDGIKVKELTP from the coding sequence ATGAAGTATTTGGTATATGCCAGCCTGATAATAAGCGGTGCGAGTGTTGCACAAGAAGCCCCTAACAATGCAATCAGTGCAACAAATGCAGCTAAAACCTTACTCACCGACATAACCAACACAGGCAATGGTCTAATTGCAGTAGGTAAACACGGTACTGTTATTAAAAGTATCTCGGGTGATAAATGGCAACAAGCTGAGCTAGTCCCAACTCAAGTGCTATTAACTGCCGTTGATTTTAGTAATGAAAATAATGGATGGGCGTGTGGCCACGATGCAACAATAATAAATACTACTGACGGTGGTGTTAATTGGCAACTACAACAAGCACAACCAAAATTAGACAAACCATGTTTAGATATTCTATTTGAAGATGATTTAAAAGGTTTTGCAGTGGGCGCATATGGCATGTTTTATCAAACCACCGATGGTGGTAAACATTGGCAAAAACGCTTTTTAGATTCGCTATTATTTAGTGATGATCGTGATTACTTGAACGATTTAAAAGAAAATGACCCCGAAGGATACGAAGCGGAAACTGCTTCAATTTTACCGCACTTTAATCGAATCGAAAAAACAGATAATGGTTTAATGCTGGTTGGTGAGATGGGCTTGATGGCCAGAAGCATTGATGATGGTCAAACTTGGCAAAGGATAGAAGAAATTTATCCTGGTTCATTCTTTGCTGTTGCATCAGATAGCACACAAGAAATTGTGGCAGGGCTTCGAGGTAATGTTTTTGCAAAGCAAAACGGTGAACAGCAGTGGCAGCATTTCGAAAATGTTAAAACAGCGACGATCAACAACATCATTAATTATAATAACAAACAATGGCTTATGCTTGCCAACAGTGGCGTTATTTTTCATCTTCAAGATGGGTTACTCACCCATGAGCAGCTTGCTG
- a CDS encoding DUF1302 domain-containing protein — MIRRSLFVKNRIAIGLAAASLGLSAASTQAVTFEAGGFDITFDSTFSYGQSVRVEDRDFNLIGKSNNPAFDWTGYNPALSNTIYSSQDVWAQPGSYSNNGDAGNLNFDSGDSFSKLLKGTHDLSINKDNYGLFTRFMYFYDFALMDGYHAYSNPTSGQGVDPCDDKDTKAQSCADIRLLDAFVWADFDLNDGNNPLSVRLGQQVVNWGESTLISHGINVNPVDIDRLKAPGAELKEAFIPIGMLWASLGITENITLEGFYQYQWQETRLPAAGTYFSTNDFAAENGYQQNVQLGFTSNPDIDVAFLTDSLNNLTSDFALAAAARGIDPSSAEGSALLAQMYLAYPTKVALKGKGDNGKNEPEDGGQYGLRLGIFLPEFNDTEIALYHVNYHSRRPLISGRVSNFSQAAIAQDLAMIMTTEITSDNVADLTAFSKAENDYPEDIKLYGLSFNTTIGETAFAGEFAFRQDEPLQIDDVELLYTAMPEQLALAGLRPDFAGISQMSFGDDISSVGAGEVAQGYIERDTSQIQFTATHLFGPSLGADSWAVVGEVGAVKIHNMPDYDETRLNVSGTGRSGTITGPGTTDYSTLHLGLSNGAEEKSFATASSWGYRLIAKGDYFNFYKGINFSPRFVFSHDVNGNTPDPMFLFIEDRKSLGATMNFNYQNAWSLDVSYNSFWGGGDINTFSDRDYVSFNLKYSI, encoded by the coding sequence ATGATAAGAAGATCGCTTTTTGTTAAAAATAGAATCGCTATAGGTTTAGCAGCCGCTAGTTTAGGTTTATCTGCAGCAAGTACTCAAGCTGTAACATTTGAAGCTGGAGGTTTTGATATTACCTTCGATTCAACCTTTTCATATGGGCAAAGTGTTCGTGTAGAAGACAGAGACTTTAACCTAATTGGCAAAAGTAATAACCCAGCATTTGATTGGACAGGATACAACCCAGCGCTAAGTAATACTATTTACTCATCACAAGATGTATGGGCACAACCGGGCTCTTACTCAAATAATGGTGATGCGGGTAATTTAAATTTTGATAGTGGTGACTCCTTCTCAAAACTATTGAAGGGCACACACGACCTTTCAATAAATAAAGATAACTACGGTTTGTTCACTCGCTTCATGTATTTTTATGACTTTGCTTTAATGGATGGGTACCACGCTTATTCAAATCCTACATCAGGGCAGGGTGTTGATCCATGTGACGATAAAGACACCAAAGCACAAAGTTGTGCCGACATACGTTTATTAGACGCGTTTGTATGGGCCGATTTTGATTTAAATGATGGTAATAACCCTTTATCTGTCCGTTTAGGCCAGCAAGTAGTTAACTGGGGTGAAAGTACGCTTATATCTCATGGTATTAACGTAAACCCAGTTGATATTGACCGATTAAAAGCACCTGGCGCTGAGCTAAAAGAAGCATTTATACCAATCGGTATGCTTTGGGCATCGCTCGGTATTACTGAGAATATTACGCTTGAAGGTTTCTACCAATATCAATGGCAAGAAACACGTTTACCAGCAGCAGGTACATACTTTTCTACTAATGACTTTGCAGCAGAAAATGGTTATCAGCAGAATGTTCAATTAGGCTTTACGTCTAATCCTGATATTGATGTTGCTTTTTTAACGGATAGTTTAAATAACCTAACATCTGATTTTGCATTAGCAGCAGCTGCTCGAGGTATTGATCCTTCAAGTGCTGAAGGGAGTGCTTTATTAGCTCAAATGTATCTTGCTTACCCAACTAAGGTTGCGTTAAAAGGTAAAGGAGATAATGGTAAAAATGAACCTGAAGATGGCGGACAGTACGGTTTACGTTTAGGTATATTTTTACCTGAATTTAATGATACTGAAATTGCGTTATACCACGTGAACTACCATAGTCGTCGTCCACTTATATCTGGTCGTGTATCAAACTTTTCACAGGCAGCAATTGCTCAAGATTTAGCAATGATCATGACAACAGAAATCACGTCAGATAATGTTGCTGATTTAACCGCTTTTTCTAAAGCTGAAAACGACTACCCAGAAGATATTAAACTTTATGGTTTAAGTTTTAACACGACTATTGGTGAAACAGCCTTTGCGGGTGAATTTGCGTTTCGCCAAGATGAACCACTGCAAATTGATGATGTAGAGTTACTTTATACAGCTATGCCTGAGCAGTTAGCGCTTGCAGGTCTTCGTCCTGATTTTGCAGGTATTTCGCAAATGAGTTTTGGCGATGATATTAGTTCTGTTGGTGCGGGTGAAGTTGCTCAAGGCTATATTGAACGTGATACATCGCAAATTCAATTTACGGCTACTCACTTATTTGGTCCTTCATTAGGTGCTGATAGTTGGGCTGTTGTTGGTGAAGTGGGTGCTGTAAAAATTCATAACATGCCAGACTATGACGAAACGCGTTTGAATGTATCCGGTACTGGCCGTAGTGGCACAATTACAGGCCCTGGTACTACTGATTACTCAACATTGCATCTTGGTTTATCAAACGGCGCTGAAGAAAAATCATTTGCTACTGCGTCTTCTTGGGGTTACCGCTTAATTGCTAAAGGTGATTATTTTAACTTTTACAAAGGTATTAACTTCTCTCCACGTTTTGTATTTTCACATGACGTAAATGGTAATACACCAGATCCTATGTTCTTATTTATTGAAGACCGTAAATCTTTAGGTGCAACCATGAACTTTAACTACCAAAATGCGTGGTCACTTGATGTGAGCTATAACTCGTTTTGGGGCGGCGGCGATATAAATACTTTCTCAGATCGCGATTACGTTTCTTTTAACTTAAAATATTCTATTTAG
- the prc gene encoding carboxy terminal-processing peptidase — MSKKFTLIPLVAALFSGSLFAAVEAVTIDDLPQLKQESQHGTASKRVASLFARSHYTPVRFNDELSSKVYDRYIESLDFNKSVFLASDIASFEQYRDDFDNAITTGKLDFTFDIFNLSLKRRFERYEYSLTLLEKEMTFDKEDEYFFDREDSAWPVSQAELDEIWRERVKYDALRLKMTGKDWEGIKEVLTKRYKNAEKRLVQSNSEDAFQIVMNSLARSIEAHTSYLSPRRAEQFKMDMDLELEGIGAVLSPDEDYTVIRSLVPGGPADKTDQIKADDRIIGVAQDGEEFVDVIGWRLDDVVDLIKGPKGTKVRLQYLKGVDAHGAPKVVEITRDKIRLEDRAAKSEVFEAKYSDLTSKVGVIEIPGFYNNLSKDVKVELAKLKEEKVDGIIIDLRQNGGGSLYEATQLSGLFFDQGPVVQIHTLNNRIEEQKDRDGITYYDGPLTVLVDRYSASASEIFAAAMQDYGRAVIIGEQTFGKGTVQQHKGLGRAYDLYDNALGSVQYTIAKFYRINGGSTQHKGVIPDISFPSAIDPAEWGESKQDNALPWDSIVKAKYKKLGNLTPIITYLEKQHEVRIKSEPEFGYVFNDITLYNEEKDRKTISLVEATRIKEKDEGEARALVRTNERLKRLGKDPVENLDDLPEVIEELDPFLEEAALITQDYINYGRIAKK; from the coding sequence GTAAAAAGTTTACGCTCATTCCGTTAGTTGCTGCCCTGTTTTCAGGTTCATTATTTGCTGCTGTAGAAGCCGTTACAATTGACGATTTACCCCAGCTTAAGCAAGAGAGTCAACATGGTACTGCTAGCAAACGAGTGGCTAGCTTATTTGCTCGTTCACACTATACACCGGTTCGATTTAACGATGAGCTTTCTAGTAAAGTGTACGATCGTTATATCGAATCCCTTGATTTTAATAAAAGCGTTTTCTTAGCCAGCGATATTGCTTCTTTTGAGCAATATCGTGATGACTTTGATAACGCTATTACTACCGGTAAATTAGACTTTACGTTTGATATTTTTAACTTAAGTCTTAAACGCCGTTTTGAACGTTACGAGTATTCACTTACTTTACTTGAAAAAGAAATGACGTTTGATAAAGAAGATGAATACTTTTTTGACCGTGAAGATTCAGCATGGCCTGTGTCACAAGCTGAGCTTGATGAAATTTGGCGTGAGCGTGTAAAGTACGACGCACTGCGTTTAAAAATGACGGGTAAAGATTGGGAAGGCATTAAAGAGGTACTAACCAAACGCTATAAAAATGCTGAAAAGCGTTTAGTACAATCTAATTCAGAAGATGCTTTTCAAATTGTTATGAATTCGCTAGCACGCAGTATTGAGGCGCATACGTCTTATTTATCGCCACGTCGTGCAGAACAATTCAAAATGGATATGGACTTAGAGCTTGAAGGCATTGGTGCCGTACTAAGCCCTGATGAAGACTACACTGTTATTCGCAGCTTAGTGCCGGGAGGCCCTGCAGATAAAACAGATCAAATTAAAGCTGATGACCGCATTATTGGTGTTGCCCAAGATGGCGAAGAATTTGTAGACGTAATTGGCTGGCGTTTAGATGACGTAGTTGATTTAATTAAAGGTCCTAAAGGGACTAAAGTACGTCTACAGTATTTAAAAGGTGTTGACGCTCACGGCGCACCTAAAGTTGTTGAAATCACGCGTGATAAAATTCGACTTGAAGATAGAGCGGCTAAATCAGAAGTATTTGAAGCCAAATACTCTGATTTAACAAGTAAAGTTGGCGTGATCGAAATTCCAGGCTTTTACAATAATCTTTCGAAAGATGTAAAAGTTGAGCTGGCTAAGCTTAAAGAAGAAAAAGTTGATGGTATTATTATCGACTTACGCCAAAATGGTGGTGGTTCTTTATATGAAGCAACACAATTGTCTGGTTTGTTTTTTGACCAAGGTCCAGTTGTTCAAATTCATACTTTAAATAACCGTATTGAAGAGCAAAAAGATCGTGATGGTATAACTTATTACGATGGTCCTTTAACTGTTTTAGTTGACCGTTACAGTGCCTCTGCTTCTGAAATATTTGCAGCAGCTATGCAAGATTATGGTCGTGCAGTTATTATTGGCGAACAAACTTTTGGTAAAGGTACAGTACAGCAGCACAAAGGCTTAGGCCGCGCTTACGATTTATATGATAATGCGCTGGGTAGCGTACAATATACGATTGCTAAGTTTTATCGTATTAACGGTGGTAGTACGCAACATAAAGGTGTGATCCCTGATATTTCGTTTCCATCAGCAATCGATCCTGCAGAGTGGGGCGAAAGTAAGCAAGATAATGCACTTCCTTGGGACAGCATTGTTAAAGCGAAATACAAAAAATTAGGTAATTTAACACCTATTATTACGTACCTTGAGAAACAACACGAAGTACGAATTAAATCAGAACCAGAATTTGGTTATGTATTTAATGACATTACCTTATACAACGAAGAGAAAGACCGTAAAACTATCTCTTTAGTTGAAGCTACGCGTATTAAAGAAAAAGATGAAGGTGAAGCACGTGCACTTGTACGTACTAACGAACGTCTTAAGCGTTTAGGTAAAGATCCGGTAGAAAACTTAGACGATTTACCTGAAGTAATTGAAGAGCTTGACCCATTTTTGGAAGAAGCTGCATTAATTACTCAAGATTATATTAATTATGGTCGTATAGCTAAGAAGTAA